In Peromyscus maniculatus bairdii isolate BWxNUB_F1_BW_parent chromosome 9, HU_Pman_BW_mat_3.1, whole genome shotgun sequence, one genomic interval encodes:
- the Adamdec1 gene encoding ADAM DEC1: MLPGTSQLPTEASMSWVLLSVLWLIIQTQVIDTKSAPELKLHEIVHPKKIPVSHRRGTENNQTERYGKEERYAPEVQYQITLNGEEIIFHLKRTKHLLGQDCTETSYSARGEEVTRRSQDVKPCYYEGHILNARDSLASISTCDGLRGYFTHHDQRYQIKPLQSTDEGEHAILPISQGEPDTVNYKHGEKHAGRKRSHLRISRSLTSSNDFLQGQKYVNLFLVLDNAFYKMYNGNVTRIRSLVFEVMDLLNVIYKTIDIQVSLVDMEIWSDSDKIKVEPRIGATFQSFLKWHYSILGKKKIHNHAQLLSGSGFLNRRAGMAAANSLCSTSSVSVVEAKGKNNVALVAVMSHELGHALGMRDVVYSTKCPSGSCVMNQYLSSKFPKDFSTASRSLFQGFLSSRNSRCLLSAPNPKNIIKPTCGNQLLEEEEVCDCGSPEECTNLCCEPLTCRLKSQTDCEEEASNHITE; encoded by the exons ATGCTGCCTGGGACCTCTCAGctacccacagaagccagcatGTCTTGGGTCCTGCTTTCTGTCCTTTGGCTCATCATTCAAACTCAAG TGATAGATACAAAGTCAGCCCCTGAATTAAAGCTCCATGAAATAGTTCATCCTAAAAAAATACCCGTGTCACACAGAAGAGGGACTGAGAACAATCAGACAGAGAGATATGGCAAAGAG gaaagATATGCGCCTGAAGTTCAATATCAGATCACACTAAATGGAGAAGAAATTATCTTTCACCTAAAGAGAACCAA GCATCTTCTGGGGCAAGACTGCACTGAAACATCTTACTCAGCCAGAGGAGAGGAGGTGACCAGACGCTCTCAGGATGTG AAACCCTGCTACTACGAAGGCCACATCTTGAATGCAAGGGACTCTCTTGCCAGTATCAGTACATGTGATGGACTGAG AGGGTACTTCACACATCATGATCAGAGATATCAGATAAAACCTCTACAGAGCACAGATGAGGGAGAACATGCCATCCTTCCAATCAGCCAGGGGGAACCAGACACAGTTAATTACAAGCATGGTGAGAAGCATGCTGGCAGGAAACGAAGCCATCTTCGAATTTCCAGGTCCTTAACAAGCTCAAAT GACTTTCTTCAAGGACAGAAATACGTCAATCTCTTCTTGGTGCTGGATAATGCCTTT TATAAGATGTATAATGGGAATGTGACTCGGATAAGAAGCCTTGTGTTTGAGGTGATGGATCTGCTCAATGTG attTACAAAACCATAGATATTCAAGTGTCTTTGGTGGATATGGAAATCTGGTCTGATAGTGATAAGATAAAGGTGGAACCCAGGATTGGTGCCACATTCCAAAGCTTCCTTAAATGGCATTACTCTATCCTGGGAAAAAAGAAGATCCataaccatgcccagcttctcag TGGATCTGGCTTCCTCAATAGACGTGCAGGAATGGCAGCTGCGAATTCCTTGTGTTCTAcatcttcagtgtctgttgttgaG GCCAAAGGAAAGAATAATGTGGCTCTCGTAGCAGTGATGTCCCATGAATTGGGCCATGCCCTCGGTATGAGGGATGTTGTATACAGCACCAAGTGTCCCTCTGGCAGCTGTGTGATGAATCAGTACCTGAG TTCAAAATTCCCCAAGGATTTCAGTACTGCCAGCCGCTCACTCTTTCAAGGATTCCTTTCATCTAGAAATTCAAGGTGTCTGCTGTCGGCACCTAAtcctaaaaatataataaaaccaaCATGTGGGAACCAActtctggaagaggaggaagtttGTGACTGTGGCTCTCCTGAG GAATGTACCAACCTTTGCTGTGAGCCCCTGACATGTAGGCTGAAATCTCAAACTGACTGTGAAGAAGAAGCATCCAACCATATCAC agAATGA